The following proteins come from a genomic window of Flavobacteriaceae bacterium MAR_2010_188:
- a CDS encoding ABC-type transport system, involved in lipoprotein release, permease component, with the protein MIKNYFKIALRNLWKDKVFASMNVVGLTMAFAVGILLSMYAFFELSFDRFHENSDSIYQIYTLEQTPDGPAVGIPKPIPFAPTIEQEVAGIDKISRYNGGSVLALKGNDQVRLYAAYVDPDFFSIFSFPSIEGDAKSAIADKSSIAITEYAAKNLFGSTDVLGKSVNILQDGKEMPFKVSSILKDFPDTSTISFDVVINFKSQSDFVYADYVDSWEKSNHTVYLKLNEGVSPAQFEKSTTSFTNLHYQDFINDAKRDGAQPDDNGNYYQQKLLQYADSHFTTEKNGQAVTSRVYPYMILGIALLIIFIACVNFVNMSIAKSSQRLREIGMRKTLGAAKSQLFFQFWGESLLVFTISIGLGFLVSKALMEPFRTLFSTRASLSDFNSPLIIISLLVSMVLITLVSGGYPALLMSKLGTIQALKGKLNVNSHSTLRNGLIVFQFGIAILLISGTLVLNNQLEFLRTKDLGFNKEQVLSVPLNGKQDDATVMRLLRNELANDINILSVSASNNSLGLGKDKSRGTSQIGFDYEGRNIETNILMVDYDYVETLNLEILQGRSFNRNYATDSLAIIVNESMARQLSKDDPLSKQIIMDDSLNFAVIGVIKDYNFQDLDKSIEPLTLFLKPNWNLKNAYIKVAPQNVTQTYDRVKLAWKKIEPNSEFLGSFLDENIENTLARERTMTTIITSGSIVAIVLSCIGLFAMSLLVVAQRRKEIGIRKVVGASVSSITMMLSLDFLKLVGTAFLIATPLAWWFSGQWLQNYANRVELNIWVFLLAGVIALVIAITTISFRTIKAAIANPVKSLRTE; encoded by the coding sequence ATGATCAAAAATTATTTTAAAATAGCGTTACGAAACCTTTGGAAGGACAAGGTTTTTGCCTCAATGAACGTTGTGGGACTTACGATGGCATTTGCGGTAGGTATACTGCTCTCGATGTATGCCTTTTTTGAACTTTCTTTTGACCGATTTCATGAAAATTCAGATTCAATTTATCAAATCTATACATTAGAACAAACACCAGATGGTCCAGCAGTAGGCATTCCAAAGCCGATTCCTTTTGCGCCAACCATTGAGCAAGAAGTTGCAGGGATAGATAAAATAAGCCGATATAACGGAGGTTCTGTATTGGCATTAAAAGGAAACGACCAAGTAAGATTGTATGCTGCTTACGTTGACCCGGATTTCTTTTCGATTTTTTCTTTTCCTTCAATTGAAGGAGATGCCAAAAGTGCGATAGCCGATAAATCCTCTATCGCCATTACAGAATATGCAGCGAAGAATTTATTTGGTTCTACAGATGTCTTAGGTAAGTCGGTTAATATTTTACAGGATGGAAAGGAAATGCCCTTCAAGGTTTCGTCAATTCTTAAGGATTTTCCGGACACCTCAACTATTTCTTTTGATGTGGTAATCAATTTTAAAAGTCAATCTGATTTTGTTTACGCAGATTATGTCGATAGCTGGGAAAAATCGAATCATACTGTCTATCTAAAATTAAACGAAGGCGTGTCTCCTGCACAGTTTGAAAAATCTACCACATCATTTACCAACTTGCACTATCAAGATTTTATAAATGACGCAAAAAGGGATGGCGCACAGCCGGACGATAACGGTAATTATTATCAGCAAAAATTACTTCAGTATGCCGATAGTCATTTTACTACAGAAAAAAATGGGCAGGCTGTCACCAGCCGAGTTTATCCTTATATGATATTGGGAATCGCATTGCTTATTATTTTTATTGCTTGTGTAAATTTTGTGAATATGAGCATTGCCAAAAGTTCGCAAAGACTTCGGGAAATTGGGATGCGCAAGACTTTAGGAGCGGCAAAATCACAGCTGTTCTTCCAGTTTTGGGGAGAAAGTTTATTAGTATTTACCATTTCTATCGGTTTAGGTTTTTTAGTATCAAAAGCTTTAATGGAACCTTTCAGAACCTTGTTTTCTACCCGAGCTTCTCTATCCGATTTTAATTCACCTTTAATAATAATATCACTGCTGGTCTCAATGGTTTTAATAACCTTAGTTTCTGGTGGATATCCGGCCTTATTAATGAGTAAACTCGGAACCATTCAGGCTCTTAAAGGAAAATTAAATGTAAACAGTCATAGCACATTAAGAAATGGATTAATCGTTTTTCAATTCGGGATTGCAATCCTGTTGATTAGCGGAACTCTTGTTTTAAACAACCAACTAGAGTTTTTGCGAACCAAGGATTTAGGATTTAATAAGGAACAAGTTCTTTCCGTTCCGCTAAATGGAAAGCAGGATGATGCAACCGTAATGAGACTATTACGAAATGAACTCGCTAATGATATAAACATTCTCAGTGTTTCTGCCTCAAACAATTCATTGGGCTTAGGCAAGGACAAAAGCCGTGGGACCAGCCAAATCGGGTTTGATTATGAAGGCAGAAATATTGAGACCAACATACTCATGGTTGATTATGATTATGTTGAAACCCTTAATCTAGAAATACTGCAGGGCCGTTCATTCAATCGAAATTACGCTACCGATAGCTTGGCAATTATTGTAAATGAATCGATGGCGAGACAATTGTCTAAAGATGACCCTTTAAGTAAGCAGATAATAATGGATGACTCTCTAAATTTTGCTGTTATCGGGGTGATAAAGGATTATAATTTTCAGGATTTAGATAAAAGTATTGAGCCGCTTACCTTATTCTTAAAACCAAACTGGAATCTTAAAAACGCCTATATAAAAGTAGCTCCTCAGAATGTTACCCAGACATATGACCGCGTTAAATTGGCTTGGAAGAAGATTGAGCCTAATTCAGAATTTCTCGGGTCTTTTTTAGATGAAAATATCGAGAATACTTTAGCAAGAGAAAGAACCATGACCACGATAATTACCAGTGGATCTATTGTAGCCATAGTTTTGAGTTGCATCGGTCTCTTTGCCATGTCACTATTGGTTGTCGCTCAGCGCAGAAAAGAAATAGGAATTAGAAAAGTAGTTGGAGCCAGTGTTTCGAGCATTACCATGATGCTCAGTTTAGATTTCTTAAAACTGGTAGGGACTGCCTTTTTAATAGCAACTCCTCTTGCTTGGTGGTTTAGCGGACAGTGGCTACAAAATTACGCGAATAGGGTAGAACTTAATATTTGGGTGTTTTTGCTGGCAGGTGTAATAGCCCTTGTCATCGCAATAACCACAATAAGTTTTAGAACCATAAAAGCGGCAATTGCGAATCCGGTTAAAAGTTTAAGAACAGAATAA
- a CDS encoding putative ABC transport system permease protein, which yields MIRNYFKIAIRNIKSNKLYSLINIGGLSLGLSACILIMFYVSHEYSFDKFHAGSENIFSLQAKSVFGSDTIYMQRFSPSTAELIDQSSPEVEGHIRYYSEYKPVIIINPKQQNASFSEADFGYSDSNFFDFFSFKLLQGNPKTALDDPFSLVISKNIALKYFGADNPIGKTLEFKKDSTYQFQVTGVVENGPSNSSINTRFIASISSMEKMSENEQMFKSQILQGGAFETYFRLKKNAKIESIIATADKLSKEGYAESKDVYSMQPFIDKHLKNSRNPGTNYLDVFPLIAALILLLALINYISLTTARATSRSKEIGIRKVNGANRKSIATQFYLESTLYISISFLIAGFLSYILKDRFFTMMEISIDSSFFFDPIFILILVSLFVLSIIGAGLYPAIIMSSFKPVDNFKQQSRHEFGGNMVRKVCTTLQFVIAVVLIIGGIIIQQQMNYIRTIDTGLDRAEILMVPISNSMSKNTAAFRTELEKIPAVKKTSISGYPLYEGYDIFFASAKDTEDLSLPFMSVDENFFDVLNVKWEIAPENRELLSRSKTIVINEKAISKFGLSANPIGESITLGATPLEIIGVVKDFNYSSLSSPIDALALLVSEKEAASNSYNSGCLYIKYDQAANLPDALDKIEDIFQKYDTETSFNYRFMDDAFNAMFKSEDRLAKMFNLFVLLTIIIAGVGLLGLAMYSAQKRVKEIGIRKVLGASVFQITSLLSVDFLKLIAISILVATPIAWYFADGWLQNFAYKIKIEWWVFLLASLVTLSIALITISFTAIKAAVANPAKSLRTE from the coding sequence ATGATCAGGAATTATTTTAAAATCGCAATAAGGAATATTAAGAGTAACAAGCTGTATAGTCTAATCAATATTGGCGGACTATCTCTGGGGCTGTCTGCTTGCATCCTGATTATGTTTTATGTTTCTCATGAGTATAGCTTCGATAAATTTCATGCGGGATCTGAGAACATCTTTAGCTTACAGGCAAAATCCGTTTTTGGTAGCGACACAATCTATATGCAGAGATTTAGTCCTTCTACTGCAGAACTAATTGATCAGAGTTCTCCAGAAGTAGAAGGTCATATCAGATATTATTCAGAATATAAACCTGTAATCATAATTAACCCAAAACAACAAAATGCAAGTTTTTCTGAAGCCGATTTCGGCTATAGCGATTCAAATTTCTTCGATTTTTTCTCATTTAAATTATTACAGGGAAATCCTAAAACCGCACTCGACGACCCATTTTCATTGGTGATTTCAAAAAATATTGCTTTAAAATATTTTGGTGCTGATAATCCCATTGGTAAAACCTTAGAATTCAAAAAAGATAGCACCTATCAATTTCAGGTCACGGGCGTTGTAGAAAATGGCCCATCAAACTCTTCCATAAATACACGATTTATAGCTTCTATTAGTAGTATGGAAAAAATGAGCGAGAATGAGCAAATGTTCAAATCGCAAATTCTTCAAGGTGGAGCATTCGAAACCTATTTTAGGTTGAAAAAGAACGCCAAAATCGAAAGTATCATTGCTACCGCGGATAAGTTGAGCAAAGAAGGTTATGCGGAATCTAAAGATGTTTATTCGATGCAACCCTTCATAGATAAGCATTTAAAGAATAGCCGAAATCCTGGCACAAATTATTTGGATGTATTTCCTCTTATCGCTGCACTTATATTGTTGCTCGCCCTAATAAATTATATAAGCTTAACCACGGCAAGAGCTACCTCTCGTTCTAAAGAAATAGGAATCCGCAAAGTAAATGGTGCTAATCGTAAATCTATTGCTACCCAATTCTATCTCGAATCGACGCTTTATATATCGATTTCATTTCTTATCGCGGGGTTCTTAAGTTATATTTTAAAAGATAGATTTTTTACGATGATGGAAATTTCAATCGATTCGTCATTTTTCTTCGACCCAATCTTTATATTAATTCTTGTTAGTCTTTTTGTGTTGAGCATTATTGGAGCAGGATTGTATCCCGCCATTATCATGTCTTCCTTTAAACCAGTAGACAATTTTAAACAACAGAGCCGTCATGAATTTGGGGGAAATATGGTTAGAAAAGTCTGCACTACCCTTCAATTTGTGATTGCTGTAGTTTTAATTATTGGTGGAATAATCATTCAACAACAAATGAATTATATAAGGACTATTGATACTGGTTTAGATCGAGCAGAAATATTGATGGTTCCTATTTCTAACAGCATGTCAAAAAATACTGCCGCATTTAGAACGGAACTTGAAAAAATCCCGGCAGTTAAAAAAACCTCGATTTCTGGATATCCCCTGTATGAAGGTTACGATATTTTCTTTGCCTCTGCCAAGGATACCGAAGATTTGAGTTTGCCCTTTATGAGTGTAGATGAGAACTTTTTTGATGTTCTAAACGTGAAGTGGGAAATTGCTCCAGAGAACCGAGAATTATTGTCACGGTCCAAGACTATTGTAATTAATGAAAAAGCCATCTCTAAATTTGGCTTATCTGCTAACCCCATTGGAGAGTCCATTACCCTTGGAGCAACACCTTTAGAAATTATAGGCGTGGTGAAGGATTTTAATTATTCCTCACTTAGTTCTCCTATAGATGCGTTGGCCCTTCTGGTTTCAGAAAAAGAAGCTGCATCCAATTCATATAATTCTGGCTGTTTGTATATAAAATATGATCAGGCGGCGAATCTTCCCGATGCCTTGGATAAGATTGAAGATATTTTTCAAAAATATGATACCGAAACAAGTTTTAACTACCGCTTTATGGACGATGCTTTTAATGCAATGTTTAAGTCTGAAGATAGATTGGCCAAAATGTTCAATTTATTTGTGTTGCTTACCATAATTATTGCCGGCGTCGGGTTACTTGGACTTGCAATGTATTCTGCCCAAAAAAGGGTGAAGGAAATTGGAATAAGAAAGGTCCTTGGAGCGAGCGTGTTTCAAATTACATCACTTTTATCTGTAGATTTTTTAAAGCTAATTGCTATCTCAATTCTAGTTGCAACACCAATTGCTTGGTATTTCGCCGATGGTTGGCTGCAGAACTTTGCTTATAAAATCAAAATAGAGTGGTGGGTATTTTTATTGGCATCTTTGGTGACATTATCTATTGCTTTAATAACCATAAGCTTTACCGCCATTAAGGCAGCGGTTGCAAATCCAGCCAAAAGTCTTAGAACCGAATAA
- a CDS encoding putative ABC transport system ATP-binding protein produces MITITDLEKYYSTDEVRTIALNKLSFKVKEGEFVAIMGPSGCGKSTLLNILGLLDDPDGGSFIFNGTEVAGFNERKRANLRKHNIGFVFQSFNLIDELTVFENVELPLIYTGVKPEERKKRVDEVLEKMGIMHRRKHFPQQLSGGQQQRVAVARAVVNNPKLILADEPTGNLDSSNGNEVMDLLTELNEAGTTIIMVTHSEHDAKYSHRIIRMLDGQKVTENVLV; encoded by the coding sequence ATGATAACAATTACTGACCTAGAAAAGTATTATAGCACCGATGAGGTGAGAACTATTGCCTTAAATAAATTGTCCTTTAAGGTTAAGGAAGGAGAATTTGTCGCAATCATGGGGCCTTCTGGATGTGGTAAATCTACTTTGCTTAACATCCTTGGGTTACTGGACGACCCCGACGGCGGAAGTTTTATTTTCAATGGGACGGAAGTAGCTGGATTCAACGAAAGGAAAAGAGCAAATCTTAGAAAACATAACATCGGATTTGTATTTCAAAGCTTCAACCTTATCGACGAGCTAACTGTTTTCGAAAATGTTGAGTTACCACTCATCTACACAGGTGTGAAGCCCGAAGAAAGAAAAAAACGGGTAGACGAAGTTCTAGAGAAAATGGGTATTATGCACCGAAGAAAACATTTCCCGCAACAACTTTCTGGGGGTCAACAACAGAGAGTTGCAGTAGCTCGTGCAGTCGTCAACAATCCGAAATTAATCTTGGCCGATGAGCCAACAGGAAATTTGGACAGTAGTAATGGAAATGAGGTTATGGACCTTCTAACCGAACTTAATGAAGCGGGAACAACTATTATCATGGTTACACACAGTGAACATGACGCTAAATATAGCCACCGGATCATACGGATGTTAGATGGTCAAAAAGTTACCGAAAATGTACTAGTATAA
- a CDS encoding HlyD family secretion protein, with amino-acid sequence MDVPIEKKRFSTSKLLMIGLGVFIVALIAYVVIFSSGNSKLNVETERLSISAATTGVFQENIPVNGVVLPITTIYLDAIEGGRVEEKFVEDGAIMKKGEPILRLSNTDLELSLVNQETSVYNLLTQMQISQNAARQNTINKLNQFTDVESGLIESERLYNLNKKLYDKDAIGRQELVKAENELNYQKERMKLAKQILQQDSVATRQEQGQVSSSYQRTQNALELMRRKVADLVVKAPVDGQLTSLDAEIGESKNKGERLGQIDVLSGFKVRADIDEHYISRIYNGQRGSFTFDGKLYYLVIKKVYTQVTNGRFQVDMEFENEIPEGIRRGQTLQVRVALSEEKQALLIPKGGFFQQTGGNWIFKVSEDGQSAYKVDIALGNQNTEYYEVLSGLEPGDKVITSSYDNYGDVQELVLKD; translated from the coding sequence ATGGACGTACCAATAGAAAAAAAGCGATTCTCTACATCAAAACTATTGATGATTGGCCTTGGGGTATTTATAGTTGCCCTGATTGCCTATGTCGTTATTTTCTCCTCAGGAAATTCTAAGTTAAATGTAGAAACCGAAAGATTGAGCATCAGCGCTGCAACAACTGGGGTTTTTCAAGAAAATATTCCGGTTAATGGAGTTGTGCTTCCCATTACAACCATATATCTAGATGCCATTGAAGGGGGAAGGGTAGAAGAAAAATTCGTAGAAGATGGCGCCATCATGAAAAAAGGTGAACCGATTCTGAGGCTTTCTAATACCGATTTAGAGCTGAGCTTGGTCAATCAAGAAACTTCTGTTTATAATCTATTGACCCAAATGCAGATTTCCCAAAATGCGGCCAGACAAAATACAATCAATAAATTAAACCAGTTTACCGATGTTGAAAGCGGTCTTATTGAATCTGAACGGCTTTATAATCTTAATAAAAAGCTTTATGATAAGGATGCCATAGGAAGGCAAGAGCTTGTTAAAGCAGAAAATGAATTGAACTATCAAAAAGAGCGAATGAAGTTGGCGAAACAAATCCTTCAACAGGATTCTGTAGCAACCAGACAAGAGCAAGGTCAAGTGAGTAGTTCATATCAAAGGACGCAAAATGCGTTGGAGCTTATGAGAAGAAAAGTTGCCGATTTGGTAGTGAAAGCTCCGGTAGACGGACAGCTTACTTCCTTAGATGCCGAAATTGGAGAGTCTAAAAATAAGGGCGAACGTCTTGGTCAAATCGATGTTCTTAGCGGGTTTAAGGTACGTGCGGATATAGATGAACATTACATCAGCCGAATTTATAACGGTCAACGTGGATCATTCACTTTTGATGGAAAGCTTTATTATTTGGTTATCAAAAAAGTATACACTCAAGTAACTAACGGAAGATTTCAAGTAGATATGGAATTTGAAAATGAAATTCCTGAAGGGATTAGAAGAGGACAAACCTTGCAGGTAAGAGTGGCTTTGAGTGAAGAGAAACAGGCTTTATTAATTCCCAAAGGTGGATTTTTTCAGCAAACCGGTGGTAATTGGATTTTTAAAGTGAGCGAAGATGGCCAATCTGCCTATAAAGTCGATATCGCCTTAGGAAACCAAAACACCGAATATTATGAAGTTTTAAGCGGACTAGAACCAGGTGATAAGGTGATTACATCTAGCTACGATAATTATGGAGATGTGCAAGAACTGGTTTTGAAGGATTAG
- a CDS encoding DNA-binding transcriptional response regulator, NtrC family, contains REC, AAA-type ATPase, and a Fis-type DNA-binding domains, producing MLLKDANILVIDDDEDVLTALRLLLKSLAKSVVVNKNPNTLQSLLEQNQFDLVILDMNFNGVVNTGNEGIFWLKKVKEHSQKIDVILITAYGDIDLAIRSLKEGASDFMVKPWKNEKLVDSISQLLSKKKAQKSQKINTAKGKIIGDSEVMQDVFIKINKVAPTDANILILGENGTGKDLIAQAIHENSNRKNKPFVKVDVGSLTSNLFESELFGYKKGAFTGANENRMGRFEAANGGTMFLDEIGNISLSQQARLLSVLQNRQVTPLGSNDSISLDIRLICATNLSLPDLADENKFRKDLIYRINTVDIMVPPLRDRGADITLISHYFIDIYAEKYFKGPFKLDTSFIRKLKEHSFPGNVRELQYSLERSVIMAEGQLLKEDDLVFSAIERNTKSNKNKTMNLETLEKNAILSVIEKNNGNISKSAKELGITRTALYRRLNKYDL from the coding sequence ATGCTTCTTAAGGATGCCAATATATTAGTTATAGATGATGACGAAGACGTATTAACTGCACTTCGATTGTTGTTAAAGTCTTTGGCCAAATCTGTTGTGGTAAATAAAAATCCAAACACGCTTCAATCATTGCTAGAACAAAACCAATTTGATTTGGTTATTCTCGACATGAACTTTAACGGCGTTGTGAATACCGGCAATGAAGGTATTTTTTGGTTGAAGAAAGTAAAAGAACACAGTCAGAAAATAGATGTAATCCTTATCACTGCTTACGGCGATATCGATTTGGCCATCCGTTCTTTAAAGGAAGGCGCTTCCGATTTTATGGTGAAACCATGGAAAAATGAAAAACTTGTAGACTCAATATCCCAACTGCTTTCTAAGAAAAAGGCACAAAAATCCCAGAAAATAAATACGGCTAAAGGGAAAATCATTGGTGACAGCGAAGTAATGCAAGACGTTTTCATCAAAATAAATAAGGTTGCTCCCACCGATGCCAATATTTTGATTCTCGGGGAAAATGGTACCGGTAAAGACCTTATAGCACAAGCCATACACGAAAATTCTAATCGAAAGAATAAACCGTTTGTAAAGGTAGATGTGGGTTCTCTTACTTCTAATCTTTTTGAAAGTGAATTATTCGGCTATAAAAAAGGAGCGTTTACAGGAGCCAACGAAAACCGGATGGGGAGGTTTGAAGCTGCCAACGGCGGTACCATGTTTTTAGATGAAATCGGGAATATTTCGCTGAGCCAACAGGCCAGACTTTTAAGCGTTTTACAAAATAGACAGGTAACGCCACTAGGATCTAATGATTCAATTTCTCTTGACATAAGATTGATTTGCGCTACCAATTTGAGCCTGCCAGATTTGGCGGACGAAAATAAGTTTAGAAAGGATTTAATCTACCGAATAAATACCGTTGATATTATGGTACCACCTCTAAGGGACCGCGGCGCCGACATCACTTTAATCAGTCATTATTTTATAGATATCTACGCCGAAAAGTATTTTAAAGGCCCTTTTAAATTGGATACTTCCTTTATTAGAAAACTAAAAGAGCATTCTTTTCCGGGTAATGTTAGAGAGCTTCAATATTCTTTGGAGCGCTCGGTAATTATGGCCGAAGGTCAATTATTAAAAGAAGACGATTTGGTTTTTTCGGCAATAGAAAGAAATACCAAATCCAATAAAAATAAGACCATGAACCTAGAAACACTGGAGAAAAATGCAATCTTGAGTGTCATCGAAAAAAACAACGGCAACATTTCTAAATCTGCTAAGGAGTTGGGAATTACCAGGACCGCGCTTTACCGTAGATTAAATAAATATGATCTATAA
- a CDS encoding Histidine kinase-, DNA gyrase B-, and HSP90-like ATPase, which translates to MIYKSYFFNLLARILVLLAAMTAIAHGIVSDKNYFLILGSLAAIFCLINLYRYVIKRFVEMDDFFESVKYRDFSRWFSEDHGAKDIRHLHKGFNLVNKTFKNINNERQAQFLYLQKILEMVDVGIIAYNIESGEVLWVNDSLLKLLDLPSFKNIRFVESRRPKLYDNLFETYYSNYQSANLEMKDEILKVLISDTIFNVEEDSFKLIVLQNIENTLNQTESEAWKKLLSVMTHEIMNSIAPISSLSETLQNEIQRKMDNPESFEIDFEDLNAGISSIKKRSEGLMKFAKTYRTLNKVSQANKSKILVDDLFSNIGNLMQPTLKDKSLLLEFNNQNPRLELNIDTHLIEQVLINLILNARDACEGNIDAQIMVSAEKLRDGVAIKVTDNGNGIPEEILDNIFVPFFSTKKTGSGIGLSLSKQIMMLHKGRINVNSEEGKGTTINLIFN; encoded by the coding sequence ATGATCTATAAATCCTATTTTTTCAATCTTCTCGCGCGTATTTTGGTCCTTCTTGCGGCAATGACCGCCATTGCTCACGGCATTGTTTCTGATAAAAATTACTTTTTGATCCTTGGGTCTTTAGCCGCCATTTTCTGTCTCATCAACCTGTATCGTTACGTAATAAAACGATTTGTAGAGATGGACGATTTTTTTGAATCGGTTAAGTACAGGGATTTTAGCAGGTGGTTTAGTGAAGACCACGGAGCAAAAGACATTAGGCATCTGCACAAAGGTTTCAACTTAGTAAATAAGACTTTCAAAAACATAAATAATGAAAGACAAGCGCAGTTTCTTTACCTTCAAAAAATCCTCGAGATGGTGGATGTGGGGATCATTGCCTATAATATTGAAAGCGGTGAGGTGCTGTGGGTTAACGATTCTTTATTGAAATTGCTGGACCTTCCATCCTTCAAGAACATTAGATTTGTTGAATCACGGAGGCCTAAACTCTATGACAATTTATTTGAAACCTACTATTCTAACTATCAGTCCGCAAATCTAGAGATGAAGGACGAAATCTTGAAAGTCTTGATTTCTGATACGATTTTTAATGTTGAAGAAGACTCCTTCAAATTAATAGTTCTTCAAAATATTGAGAACACTTTAAACCAAACCGAATCGGAAGCTTGGAAAAAGTTACTTAGCGTGATGACCCATGAAATCATGAACAGTATAGCTCCAATTTCATCCTTGTCAGAAACCTTGCAAAATGAGATTCAACGAAAGATGGATAACCCAGAAAGTTTTGAAATTGATTTTGAAGATCTTAACGCCGGAATCTCAAGTATTAAAAAACGAAGTGAAGGTTTAATGAAATTCGCCAAGACTTATCGGACACTAAATAAGGTGAGCCAAGCGAATAAATCCAAGATTTTGGTAGACGATTTATTTTCGAACATCGGTAATCTTATGCAACCGACCTTAAAGGATAAATCCTTGCTCCTAGAATTCAATAACCAAAATCCCAGATTAGAACTTAATATAGATACCCATCTTATCGAACAAGTACTCATTAATCTTATTCTAAATGCCCGCGATGCTTGCGAGGGTAATATAGATGCGCAGATTATGGTATCAGCAGAAAAGTTAAGGGATGGCGTTGCAATTAAGGTCACCGACAACGGCAACGGAATTCCGGAAGAAATTTTAGATAACATTTTTGTACCCTTTTTCAGCACTAAAAAAACCGGAAGCGGTATTGGTTTAAGTCTTTCTAAGCAGATTATGATGCTTCACAAAGGTCGGATAAACGTCAATAGCGAAGAAGGAAAAGGCACGACTATCAACCTTATTTTTAATTAG